One Arachis hypogaea cultivar Tifrunner chromosome 18, arahy.Tifrunner.gnm2.J5K5, whole genome shotgun sequence genomic window, ATGCCTAACACAATTCTCCTTTTTTATCCGGATTTTTTGGATCGGTTATATACCACAAGTGTAGTATAGGCAGAgttgtatataatatttataattatatatttattatatttaatattatcttTTGAATACGATGAATTATTTTAGATTAACTTTTTTactgtttttaaaatatttttgttgctTTGTGTCGGTGATCCTGTGGAGCTTGCACCAGACGGGCctagtgttttattttttatggcCTTGGAACCTTGTTTAATATTATCGAATCAAATGTTTTAGTTTCGAACTAATCAACCGGATCATGTTTCATGTGTTATAGTTTTGGAAATTTGTGtattaaaatgttatttataggctaaaatttaaattatatatatattttgtctataaatatatataatttaatttatatttaagtatatattttatattttaatacatattttattttaataattaattttaatttatatgtaacataattattttttaattatagcaACGTATGGTGCTGGACGTCGATGATATTACTGAACACGGTGAAGTTGTGATGAGGCCTGTATGGTCGACGGCGGCTGGGTAGTAAAAAGGAAGATGTACAAGACTACTGCGGCTCGATCTCACATAACAACGGAATGCAAACGGAATGAAAAGAGGCTGAGCGGTGTCGGTGGAAAAGTGCAGTGGCACCGGACGATTCTACGAATTAGAGATCACAAATAGAGAATGGAATGTTAACTTGGTATTGGAAATAACAGTGTCAATTGTGATTTAGTTTAATTGTAAATCCTTATTTTTCAAAAGTTAAAATctaaagttaaaaataattaattaataatttgattaataattttaattttaattttttttaattctattattcatattatttaatattctcatgATCTAAttatactttttcatatatatttatataaatttttttaatatatgacatataattagttttttaattatagAAACAAATGTTCTGCTCAACGGCATAGAGTTTCAAATCACATTGATCTGATGCAGCTGGGgtgtacatatatataatttatttttattatatattttatattttaatatatatttatactaataattagttttaatgattatatatatatatatatatatatatatagagctctCTTTCCGTCTAATTCTTTGGTCTTAAAAATGCTGATTTTAAGAATAAGTGATTGCCTCAATTAATTACTTTCTTTCCACTAATAATGTCTATTCTCTTAACCCATTCTAAAAAAATGGGATTTcgcataataaatttttaatattcaaCAACTTCTGTTTCTATTGTATCAATTTACCTCTGTATGATTTCTGTTGAAGCATATCTCGGGAGGTGCAGGGCAGACGATTTTAAAATAGACTCCCTATATATATAAGGATATTTATATTATAGTTGTTGTTatactttaaaaaatatcattaaaatatatatatatatatatatatatatatatatatatatatatatatatatatatatatatatatatgaatgacgATCCCTCTAAACAAGTCCAGGCTTATCGCCAAATGTCTCTTCTATTAAGACGACCGTCAGGTTGCGAAGCTTATCCGGGAGATGTTTTTTATTTGCATTCACGTCTTTTGGAAAGAGCCGCTAAATCAAGTTCTCAGTTAGGTGAAGGAAGTATGACTGCTTTGCCAATAGTTGAGACCCAATCGGGAGATGTTCGTCCTCTCGGACCAGCTACTGATCATCGCCTTGGTAAGCTATTGCCTCACCAACTAGCTAATCAGACGCGAGCCCTTCCTCGAGTGGATTCCTCCTTTTGCTCCTCAGCCTACGGGGTATTAGCAGCCGTTTCCAGTTGTTGTTCCCCTCCCAAGGGCAGAGCGGTAAGGCGGGGGACTGCAAATGACCCCACCCTAGACACTCTAAGATCCTTTTTCAAACCTGCTCCCATTTCGAGTCAAGAGATAGATAAATAGACACATCCCATTGCACTGATCGGGGGCGTTCGTAGTGACTGAGGGggtgggagaagaagagaaaaaaattggaacaaaaatattatttgattcGCCGATCCTCAAAAAAAGAAATAAGCAAAGTTCCGTCGTTAAGTCAAAAATGGGAAATTCATGGAAAGTTAGAATCACTACCGCGTAATAGTGCACCTACACGTGGCGAAGAGCCGACATCGAGGTGCCAAACCTTCCCGTCGATGTGAGCTCTTGGGGAAGATCAGCCTGTTATTCATAGAGTAACTTTTATCCGTTGAGCGATggaatggaagaaaaaaaaaaaagtaaaatgcaGTAGAAGAGTCCCAATTCCAAACGAACAAATTCAAACTTGATTGAAAAGGAATCAATGGACAAATTGGTTGTTAAAGAGTCATTATCAATATGATTTATCTCAGAGGAGATGGTCTAGATTAGTGCCACAAAAATGGGGAAATAGAATCTATAAATGTCATGTCATTCAAAAtaaagattttatatatatatattaggatatTTATATTATAGTAGTTGTTatactttaaaaaatatcattaaaattaaagtaatattttttattatgttataatattttataatttaaaaaaagataaaaattagatGAAAATTCAGGTGtagtcaacttcacatgaagttaatagttaagagtttttagatgaaaatttagtcaaatcagtcaaattatttaacgactctcaattaccaacttcacgtgaagtcgactgtaccTAAATTTCTACCTAAAAGTTattactaaaatattattttagttttaaaaataattgtataatcATCGTGGCTACAGAAACTTCATTTATTTATTGTACTCTGCTTTTGTAAGCTATTGGCAAGTTGAAGAGCCACTTTACGAGTAAATAATAATTGTTATAACAACCTATCCTTTGCAAGTTTGCCATCCAGAAACGATGGCTACTCCCTCTTTGGTCTCATCTGCCATGAGAAGGTAATTAACGTTCCAACTTCCAATTGACTTAACCTTTTTCAgcgatgattttttattttaataaattaataaatgggGTGTCCATAGCTAGCTAATTAATATGTATATTATTCAGCACATCTGAAATGGCATGTATCTGTGTTGAAATGATTAATTTATTAACAGGCTTGAGGGGAAGGTGGCCCTGATCACCGGCGGAGCCAGCGGAATCGGCGAAGCCACGGCAAGGCTCTTCGCCAAGAACGGAGCTAAAGTGGTGATCGCCGATATCCTAGACGATTTGGGACACTCTGTTTGCAAAGAATTGGAAAACGAATCTTGCTATGTCCATTGCGACGTGACGAACGAACAACACATTCAAAACGCCGTGAACACGGCGGTTTCCAAGTACGGCAAACTAGACGTCATGTTCAACAACGCCGGCATAACCGGCGTCAACAAGACCAACATCCTGGAAAACCAGAAACACGAGTTCGAACAAGTGCTCAGTGTCAACGTGATTGGTCCCTTTCTCGGGACCAAGCACGCTGCAAGGGTCATGATCCCGGCCAGAAGCGGAAGCATAATCAACACTGCCAGCATTTGTGGTATCTCAGGTGGAGTTGCGTCACATGCTTACACAAGTTCAAAGCATGCTGTTGTGGGCTTCACCAAGAGCACTGCAGTTGAGTTTGGACCATTAGGTATCTTACTGTATCTGAAACATATGTTATATAAGCTACCGTTTAAACTATgtaattttatgaaaaattctTGTGTTATAAAAGTAATGAGAAATACTTAAATTGGTCCTAAGAAATGTTAAattgaataatttaaattttaataaatttttatttaatataaaacaatataacatacatttatttttatttaaaaataataataataaattattaaataatttaacatatttaactaacgaattttattaaaaaattaattaaaaatataattaactaattaaaaaataagtttgttataaatttttattattattttaatttttaaaattttaaaattaaaaataaaaaaattaactttaaattgacttatattataattaatttttcacAACGCGTAAGAATTTTTAGTAAGaatttttagtttatattatAGTTATCCTAATACTAGTTGTGCCGGGCGGTTGGCTCAATCATAATACAACAGGTATAAGAGTGAATTGCGTGTCACCGTACATAGTTGCCAGCACTCCTTTGGCGAGGGACTTCTTCAAGTTTGATGATAAGGGCGATCTTGATGTTTATAACAACCTCAAAGGTACCAATCTGATGCCGCATGATGTGGCTGAAGCTGCACTCTATTTGGGAAGTGACGCCTCCAAGTTTGTTAGCGGTCATAATCTTGTGGTGGATGGAGGTTTCACTGTTCTAAACGCTGGCTTTTGTATCTATGATCAATCTCCGTAGAATTTTGTCAAGTTTTTTAATATGTGCTCCATCTTAAGATGCCGATTAAGGATGCATGGAATTGAATAAAagttatttataaataaagatcAATTAGATATTTTTACAGACATGCAGGGTGGACATTAAGATGGCCAGCTATCACTTTTTAGAGCAAAAGACGAATAGgtctttcatctttttttttttggacattttCGTTcctaattattgaaaaatacttttaagtttcTGACGTTCTTACAAGTTGGATGGATCAGTTCCTCTGTCTACATTCTTCTGTCAGACCCAACAGAaaatgcttgtcacgcgtacgcgtgtgttacgcgtacgcgttgcttgaCAGATTttccactcacgcgtacgcgtaggtcatgcGTACTCGTCGATTGACatgtgtcacgcgtccgcgtcgccatcAATTTAGTAAAAACACATTCCTTTACGAattttccactttgcatgcttttttttccatttctttcaagtcattcttgccttcaaaactttatatcactcaaacaaacatatcaagacatccaATGGGAGAAAAGTAAGAATGATACAACCTCTACATAATTAAAGAAAGTTACAATGATGAAACTGCTCTTAAAGTTAAAAGTCACTGCTAGTAACATTTTTCgtcggtttttttctttttcttttttatttttttgcgaCATCATAGCCTTGCATTGTACATCAAAATGTTAATTTAGTATTCTTTTACATCATACTCTTATTTCAatactctcaataatcttattcttaatattattttggaaTCCAACATTTATGATTAtattagggttaagtactgaaatcgtccctaacgtcttgggtcaaaatcaaaatcgtctccaaccttttttcgttattaaaatcatcctcaacattcaaaaacgctttaaaatcatcctttttactaattttatttttttattaccaaactacccctcattaaaaaattataaaataaaataaatatgaattaaattaaaaagaaaggaaagaaagggaTAGATCAGAGAAGGGGGGcggggagagaaagaaaggggggagAAAAAGGGGGCGGGGGTGGAGGCGGAAGGAAAGGGGATCGCCGCACCGCCGCCGCCGCCTTGCCGCCCTGCTATACCgcaccaccttcttcttcttcttcttcttcttcttcttcttcttcttcttcttcttcttcttcttcttcttcttcttcttctctcctcgccGCCGCCACCGGTCTTCATTACCGCCCGCCGCTGCCGCTCTTCGCTGCCGCCGCCGCTCTGCTCCTCtggaaagggggaagggaacgcgaagggagaagaggggggagggggtttcgggaagaagagggggagggggaaggggaagggtcTTCGCCGCCGCCACCGGTCTTCACTGCCGCCGTCGCTCTTCGCTGCCGCCGCCGCTCTGCTCCTGagggaaagggggaagggaacgcgaagggagaagagggggggttcgggaagaagagggggaaggggaagggtccTCGCCGCCGCCACCGGTCTTCACTGCCGCCGCcgctcttcgctgccgccacTACCGCTGTTCCTCGTCGTCTCCGCTGGATCTCCGCCGTTTCTGCTCCTCCTCCTCGCTCGGCCGCCGGTGTCGCTACTCCTCGCCGGTTTCTGGTTTCTAGTTTCTTATGGTTTCTTCTGGTTCTGCTGCTTCTGCATGCTTCTGATTATCAATCTGGTTTctgtgttgttgttcttcttctgtGATTGACTACCTCTGCTTCTCCTTCTGCTTCTGTTTGAACTTTTTTCACTGACAAAGAAAACGAAAATTTATTTGTTGAACTGCAATTGATGATTGTTGAACAGttgtcaaatttaaatttattagtgATTTATTTTGCTGAATTTGTTATTGTTCAATTTGCTGGATTTGTTGTTGTTGCCAGTGAGTGTTGCTGGTGGCGGAGGAGTAGAGGAGAGAGAGCGCGAGGGGAGGGCGGAGGAGGGTGGCGGTGTTGAAgttgaacaagaagaggaagaagctgGGTTTTCTCactggaggtggaggtggaggtggaggtgggggtgggggtggaggTGGAGGTGCGGGTGCGGGTgcgggtgggggtgggggtggggttgGGGGGAggagttttttgtttttgtttttgtttctattttttatttttttattaatagttaagggtaatttggtcaaaaaataaaattgagataaaaaaaggacgattttataacgttttgtaacgttggggatggttttaataacaaaaaaaggtcggggacgatttttaTTTTCACCccaaaccttagggacgatttcagtacttaacccatTATATTATTacctatgattaattttttatttaatttgtcttttttaatgagatcataatttatattataaaaaaattacactaaaatatAGTACACGAGAATTAGAATTattaaaaagagtactaaaaataataaaaattaaatatttatcttgacaatgatgaaaataaatctaaaaattttttatgatatttttatatagatatttttagtacacttagtactcttttttagtacgcTATAATTTTAGTACGCTATAATTTTTTGTTGGGTCTGACGGAGGGATTTGgatggagggactgatccgtccaacttttaaggacgtcagggacttaaaagtattttcactggtcagggacaaaaatgtccgcaaaaaaaaaggtcagggacctatgtGTCTTTTACtccattttttattatatatttcttcttCTATGTCCGCATATGCATATTATTTGTcaaagaaaagtataggtagacaatgaaaatactaaataatgtgaataatagatatatcagatgttcaattcattaggtgtgtgaatgattatcctaatattaagatttaggtaaaTAATTTGGGGATGTAGTGTGTTTTtactttattaaattaattttagagtttattattcacattgttcacaAAAAACTATTACCTACCTAACAAAGTCCGTCAAGAAAATTATTATTGTACCTTGTTTGTTGATGTTTAGTTGTTTACGTTACATTGTTGCATGTCTATATCTCAGTGGTGTACATGGTTTTGGTCCGATTCAAAAATTTGGTCTGGATCCGAACATTTTAGGGAGTAGTTTGATGTAGTTTTACTGGGTCTAAGGTCAGATACGGTTCTCAAAAATAGTTTCAGTCATTATTTAGGACTAGCTGGACTAGGTCAAGGCGAACCCAACTTCATCCGACCCATGTGCATCCTAAGAGAACTAAAAAaggtatatatgttttaaattaattctaatattatgttatattaatgataagtttattgttttatttttagtcacacttgttgaattagaaaatagatcaaagaagcatcaaattagaatttatagacaaattcaaattcaaatatggatatcaacTTCTTGATAACAagtttctttttcataaataagtgcatcataaataagtttttttttataaattattgttaaagaTTTAAAGACCCAGTTTTTATCCGATTTGGATCCGATATAATTGTGACCCGAGAATGTTGAAGTTTCATTGGGTTTAGGGTCGAGTTAGAGTCTAAAAAATAGACCTAGTGTATATTTAGGATCAAATCTAAATTAGGACAAATCCGATTTCACCTAACCCATGTACACTCCTACTATATCTCATTTAGTTATCTATATCCCGTACGATGTTGCTACAATAATTGAGGTGATGCTCTTTAGCACAAATTCATATATTTTGTCTAcatcaaaattagttattagtataaaataaattaaatcacacatatatttatacacaaatatattagtagttaattttagcaactgattttgatatacaaataacatttttgtttttctaaattaaaaaatctcaaaaaataCAATTATACTACGTGTATATTAGAATCAGTtattaacattgtcactaatataaaatatataataggatacaaatatacattaaaaataaattgaacaacatatgtatttatatacaaaaaaaaataaaggattgGACCAATTAGTGGTGtagtcaactaaaaaaaatttaaaagttaaaacaaaaaaaaattaaatttaaaacaatacaCAAAAGAGTTACCttaattgcaatttttttttcattcacagTTAAAAAAACAACCTCACAAACCCTTATCACTCTCCCTCACTCCATAGTTGCAGCCATCAAGCCTCCGAGGACGCACCATCCATGCCGCTGCACTGGCTGCCGGCCAACCCTCATTGAGACTCTACTACTCGCCGAGCTGCAATGCGCACCGCGAAAGAAGGGAGCAGACACACCACAATGACGCCGTTGTCGCCCATCGTGTGCCCCGACGACGCCGTCCTCTGCCGCAGATCATCCACTACGAAAATGCGACGTTGTAGTCAACAGAAAGCAGAACAACATCACGCATCACACCAACGAGGTCGCACACCATGTCACGCGGAGACACTGCCACTACAAGAAATTCGTCGGATACCATTgaatttaccgacggatttataAAAAAACTGCTGGTAATATGTTTACCGTCAGAATTGTCGTCGAAATAAATTCGACGATATAAACCTCGCTAGTAATTGTTTACCGGCGAATTTAGTGGTGGATATTAACTTTTAATTGACAAAATTTTGGAGCTTGTTACCGTCGAATTTATCCCCCGGTAAATTCGATgataatcttaattttttttaaaattcgtctaaaaattcaatatataattttaaatgtttaaattcaataattttaaacaaataaaatttaaaattttatcatttttcataataatttgtctataattttttgttaatatttcacaaataagttcacacaacaaagtttaaaaataaagaagaaaaataataattactcGTGTATGGAAAAAAGTAGCACTATAAATATATACTCTAAATCCATAAAAGATGAACTTACATAAAGTTCGTTATGAAAAACAAGATATCTCATGATAGCTAAGTAAATTGTATAGTTGAACCTTTCTaaacaataaaatattgaaaaggaaaattaattatacaaatgatatatttatttaagatttcaAGTAATCCACTAATATACATATGTATGCCTCTCAAATcgtatatctatttaaatttatacAATTTCAACAACTTACAAACTTAGTTGGAGATTTTGCATCATAAACCTACTATCTACAGATGCATTTTCTAGAATAGCGGGTTGTACACCTTCAATTGCAAACTATAAACATAACCAACACACAAAGTATAGACATAATCAAcacataaattataattaaacaaaacatcaactcaaaattaaataaaaaaataagtaactcGGACAACAATAAACTCAGAAAATTACCAATCATCCAAAACATCATCAACTTAAAGCAAATCCTAAATTACACCCTATATAACCTAACATTACTTAATTTCTAATTACactaaattaatataacaaacTCTGATCACACacttcattaaaaaatttaatcaataattcaataaaatacctaacaaaatcctaaacaaacaaacaaaaaactgaaaaaaaaaatacaaaagctaTAGAAAAATTACTTCTTATGGTGACTACAGAATGGTGGAAGTGTGGTGGTGACAGAAGGCAGCAGTGAAATCAACAGTGGTGGAGTTAGGATTTAGTAACATAACAAACAACCAAAACGAAAAATGGACAACAACCTTACCTTGGTGCGGTGGACCTCAGCCGCAGTGATAGCAACAAGTCGACGATCTTCGATTGACAGCAAGGGACACCAATGGTGGCGGCACGGCGGATGCTTTCCAGGAAGACTCCAGTAGCAGTGATGATAATGTGCATGCTGATATTTGCGATGACAATGTGGCTTACCGACAGTGACAACAGCTCCAGGTGGTGGCGGCACAACCTTTTTCAATAGACCAGAgggagagagatgagagagagacaagagagagaaaaagagaagagagagagagagagagagagagtttgcaGAAGTGAGGAAGAAAGGTTTTGTGTTTGAATTGTATCCCaaatttaccgtcagatttacctGCAAAAAAATCCGATGGTAAGGTGTTCGTTGTTGCCTAAACGACGAGTTTCACTAAATCTTGTTACCGTTGAAATTTTTCGACGGAAAATCCAATAGTAAACTCAgcgataataaaaattaatttacgcGCTTCTATTTACCGTCGAATTTAGCGATGAATTTTAAATTCGACGGTAACTGATTTGAGGGACAAATTTTCACTCGTAACCATCGGAAAATCCGCTGCCACATCCGTCAGTAATGTCCGTCTCTAAATCTGACGATAAATCCGACAATATTCAACGTATTTCTTGTAATTCACCTCATACAAGCATCTGAGACTAGAACATGTCCGCCGCAAT contains:
- the LOC112772338 gene encoding borneol dehydrogenase, mitochondrial — its product is MATPSLVSSAMRRLEGKVALITGGASGIGEATARLFAKNGAKVVIADILDDLGHSVCKELENESCYVHCDVTNEQHIQNAVNTAVSKYGKLDVMFNNAGITGVNKTNILENQKHEFEQVLSVNVIGPFLGTKHAARVMIPARSGSIINTASICGISGGVASHAYTSSKHAVVGFTKSTAVEFGPLGIRVNCVSPYIVASTPLARDFFKFDDKGDLDVYNNLKGTNLMPHDVAEAALYLGSDASKFVSGHNLVVDGGFTVLNAGFCIYDQSP